One Anaerolineales bacterium DNA window includes the following coding sequences:
- the mraY gene encoding phospho-N-acetylmuramoyl-pentapeptide-transferase, whose protein sequence is MNQIAFALPLGGITFLLAVIWGGPLIRIMRMLRIGEQIRIEGPQRHFTKLGTPTMGGWLFIIPVVVITGVLNLVSLIGELNVLGNSILLPLIVLLAFAVLGAVDDWLSLRGEKRGEGIRGRYKFLLQVLIALGAALVLKYGLQPPEMVLPNIPENIDLGIWYVPVAMFIIVSSTNAINLTDGLDGLAGMISATAFACFGAIAMMQGQVFLVRFCFTMVGALFAFLWYNAYPAELFMGDTGALALGGTLGVVALMTGHWILYPIICVIPTSETISVALQVLYFKLTKGRRLFRMAPLHFHFELSGWSETQIVQRFWLIALLAGMIGVAFALV, encoded by the coding sequence ATGAACCAGATCGCATTTGCACTGCCGCTGGGCGGAATCACCTTTTTGCTCGCCGTGATCTGGGGCGGACCTCTCATTCGCATCATGCGCATGCTGCGTATCGGAGAACAGATCCGCATCGAAGGTCCGCAGCGCCACTTTACCAAGCTGGGCACACCGACGATGGGCGGCTGGTTGTTCATCATCCCCGTCGTGGTGATCACCGGGGTCTTGAACCTGGTCTCGCTCATCGGTGAGTTGAACGTGTTGGGCAACTCGATCCTGCTGCCCCTGATCGTGCTCCTGGCGTTCGCGGTATTGGGCGCCGTGGACGATTGGTTGAGTCTGCGCGGAGAGAAGCGCGGCGAGGGCATCCGCGGTCGCTACAAATTCCTGCTGCAAGTGCTGATCGCGCTGGGCGCCGCATTGGTGCTCAAATACGGCCTGCAGCCGCCCGAGATGGTGCTTCCCAACATCCCCGAAAACATCGACCTGGGGATCTGGTACGTGCCGGTGGCGATGTTCATCATCGTCTCCTCGACCAACGCGATCAACCTGACGGACGGGCTGGATGGGCTGGCGGGAATGATCTCCGCCACCGCTTTCGCCTGCTTCGGGGCGATCGCCATGATGCAGGGGCAGGTTTTCCTGGTGCGTTTCTGCTTCACCATGGTCGGCGCGCTGTTCGCCTTCCTCTGGTACAACGCCTATCCCGCAGAACTATTCATGGGCGACACCGGGGCCCTGGCCCTGGGCGGCACGCTGGGCGTGGTCGCCCTGATGACCGGCCATTGGATCCTCTACCCGATCATCTGCGTCATTCCCACCAGCGAGACGATCAGCGTCGCACTGCAGGTGCTGTACTTCAAATTAACAAAAGGGCGGCGGTTGTTCCGTATGGCGCCGCTGCATTTTCATTTCGAATTGAGCGGTTGGAGTGAGACTCAGATCGTGCAGCGTTTCTGGCTCATC